The DNA sequence GTGTGGCCTACTCCTGTCAATCTCTCTCGTCAATCACGCGCTTAGCCTTGCCCTCGCTCGCGGGCAGGCCGCCCGGCTCGATGATCTCGATGTTCACCGTGAACCCCACCTGCTCCCTGAGTTGCCTGCCGAGTTCCGTCCGCAGGTCTCGCAGCCGCTCGATGGAGCCGTCGAACTCCGCCTTGCCGATCTCAACCTTCACCGTCATCTGGTCTAGCGATTCCTTCTGGCTCAGGTGGATGACGTAGTTCCCGCCGAGCCACTTGTGCCGCATCAAAACTTCTTCGATCTGGCTCGGAAAGACGTTCACGCCTCGGATGATCAGCATGTCGTCAGATCGGCCTACCATCCTTGCCATCCGCGCGTGGGCGCATCCGCAGGGGCACTGGCCGTCCAGAATGTGCGTCAGGTCGCGCGTGCGGTAGCGGATGATCGGCATCCCGGTCCGGCGGAGGGTGGTCATCACCAGTTCGCCGACCTCGCCGGGCTTGACCGGCTGGAGCGTGTCCGGGTTGATGATCTCGACGAGGTACGCATCCTCCCAGACGTGCATGCCGTTCTGCTGCACGCACTCGAACGCCACGCCCGGGCCGTTCATCTCGCTGAGCCCGTAACTGTTGAATGCCTTGAAGCCGTAGAGGTCCTGCAGCTTGAGGCGCATCTCTTCAGTGTAGGGCTCGGCCCCGAGCGCCGCGATCTTGATGCCGAGCGATCGGGGATCGTCGCCCTCCTGTACCATCCGCTCTGCGACGTGCATCGCGTAGCTCGGAGTGGCGTGGATAACGGTCACATGGAAGTCGCGTATGAGCAGAATCTGACGAGCCGTATTCCCCGCGCCCGCCGGTATGGTCCACATCCCGAGCCGCTCGGCTCCGTAGTGGAGTCCCAGCCCGCCGGTAAAGAGCCCGTAGCCGCTCATGTTCTGGAAGACGTCGTGCGGGCGAGCGCCTGCGATGTGGAGCGATCGGGCCATCAACTCGGCCCAGCAGTCCACGTCCTCCCGAGTGTGGAAGATCGCGGTCGGCTTGCCGGTCGTGCCGCTCGAGGTGTGCATGCGGATGATGTCGTCCGCGTTGACGGTGAGCATCCCCGTCGGGTAGCTGAGCCTCAGGTCGTCCTTGCTGGTCAACGGCAGCTTCGAGACGTCTTCCAGCGACTTGATGTCGCCCGGCTCGATGCCGACTTCCTTGAACTTCGCAGAGTACCACGGCGATCTCGATGCCTGTGCGACGCTCTGCTTAAGCGCCCCGATCTGCCACGCGGTCAGTTCATCGCGCGACAT is a window from the Armatimonadota bacterium genome containing:
- a CDS encoding phenylacetate--CoA ligase; translated protein: MTKAEQLDDRIGGRFERMSRDELTAWQIGALKQSVAQASRSPWYSAKFKEVGIEPGDIKSLEDVSKLPLTSKDDLRLSYPTGMLTVNADDIIRMHTSSGTTGKPTAIFHTREDVDCWAELMARSLHIAGARPHDVFQNMSGYGLFTGGLGLHYGAERLGMWTIPAGAGNTARQILLIRDFHVTVIHATPSYAMHVAERMVQEGDDPRSLGIKIAALGAEPYTEEMRLKLQDLYGFKAFNSYGLSEMNGPGVAFECVQQNGMHVWEDAYLVEIINPDTLQPVKPGEVGELVMTTLRRTGMPIIRYRTRDLTHILDGQCPCGCAHARMARMVGRSDDMLIIRGVNVFPSQIEEVLMRHKWLGGNYVIHLSQKESLDQMTVKVEIGKAEFDGSIERLRDLRTELGRQLREQVGFTVNIEIIEPGGLPASEGKAKRVIDERD